The following coding sequences lie in one Salmo salar chromosome ssa13, Ssal_v3.1, whole genome shotgun sequence genomic window:
- the LOC106566298 gene encoding E3 ubiquitin-protein ligase UBR4 gives MENPDEACAVSQKHLILLIKGLCTGCSRLDRTKIITFTAMMKSAKLPQTVKTLSDLEDQKEVPSPVNPELRHKEVRMNFFNQLTSVFNPDLTVLASPSGHTQVEIEDQTTDQTFQAKMKTRPRTWPVSRNWAGQRNRCVSA, from the exons ATGGAGAACCCTGACGAAGCATGCGCCGTCTCACAG AAACACCTGATCCTGTTAATAAAGGGGCTGTGTACCGGCTGCAGCCGCCTAGACAGAACCAAGATCATCACCTTCACAGCCATGATGAAGTCCGCCAAGCTGCCACAGACAGTCAAGACACTTTCTGACT TGGAGGACCAGAAGGAGGTGCCTTCTCCAGTCAACCCTGAGCTGCGACACAAGGAAGTGCGAATGAACTTCTTCAATCAGCTGACCTCGGTGTTCAACCCTGACCTCACCGTACTGGCCTCCCCCTCAGGACACACGCAG GTGGAGATTGAGGACCAGACGACAGACCAGACCTTCCAGGCCAAAATGAAAACGCGTCCCAGAACGTGGCCAGTCTCCAGGAACTGGGCGGGTCAGAGAAATCGCTGCGTGTCTGCCTGA